The Streptomyces sp. ALI-76-A nucleotide sequence AACGTGGTGGCGAGCGTGGAACGGACACCGACGGTCGAACGGCTGGTCTTCACCTCCACCGTCGGCGCGATCTTCGGCGACTACGCCGACGTCCTGCACATGGACGGCCAGGTGCTGTCGGAGAAGTACCTCAACACCACGAGTACCGTGGACAACAACCCCTATCACTACGCGAAGACAGTGGCGGAACAGGCCGCGTGGGAGGCGGAGGCGGCCCAGGACCGCTGGCGCATGGTGTCCGTCAACCCCGGCCTGATCCTGGGTCCTTCACTGACCCCCGCCTCCGACTCGGGCAGCCTCTTCCTGCTGGAGGAACTGTTCAAGGGCTACTTCTTCTACGGCGCGCCGGACTTCAGCTTCACGACGGCGGACGTGAGAGACGTGGCCGACGCGCACATCGCGGCGGCGGAGAACCCCGGCGCCAAGGGCCGCTACATCGTCGCGGCACCGACGATGACGTCGTTCCACGAGATGGCGCGCATCATCCGGACCCGCCACCCCCGCGACCCACGCCTGCCGCGCACCGTCCTCCCGCACTGGCCGGTACGGCTCCTGGGCCCGGCGTTCGGGTTGACCCAGGACTACATCCGCAAGCACCTCGGCATCCGCTTCCGCGTGGACAACAGCCGGAGCGTGCGCGAACTGGGCCTCACCTACCGGCCGATCGAGGAGACGGTGCTCGACCACCACGCGTCCTGGCGGCAGCGGCGAGGCACGAGGTGACGCATTCATGCCTCCGCGCAGGCGAGAGGGACGAAGGTCACAGATACGTATCGGACATTTAACACCTCAATCTTCACACCAGACACACAAGTTGGCTAAGTTGAGCCGTCGGGCCTCACAACTCCCTCCGGCGAACCCGCCGTGGAGCGCGGCCCCGGTACGGAAGGAGTACGGCTCCCATGGCGCCGGAACGCACCTCGCGCCCCCAAGGCGGCGGCCTCCCCGGCATGCGCAACTCCGCGCTCGCGACGGCGGCCCTCACCTCCGTGGCCCTGCTCTCGCAGACCGCGGGCGCCACACCGGCGGCGGGGGACGACGGGCCGAGCCGCGACGAGGTCCGGGCGCGGGTCGACAACCTCTACAACCGGGCCGAGAGCGACACGGGAACCTACAACGCGACCCGCGCGGCGGGGATCCCGCGCCAGCGTTCCGCCCCGGCGGCCGACGAGCGGCGCCGAGGGGCCGGTCCGGTGTCCGACGGCACCCGCGAGGCGGCCGCGCCCGCGCTCACCGACGTGGCGCGGCAGTGGTTCGACGTGGCCCGCGCCAAGCTGGGCCCGACCGTCCCGGCGGTCCTGCCGACGGGCCGGGTGCCGGCCCGTCCGCCCCGCCCGGCGGAGCGCCCGACGAACGCCCTGGCCCTGGAAGGGCCGAGGGCAGGCGACCGGGCCGTCCCCGAACTGACCGCCAGGTCCGCCCCGGAGTCGACCGCCGGCTCCGCCCCGGCCCTGCCGAGCGCGCCCGAGCCCCCGCAGGACGCCCCCGCCTCACTGCCCGCGGCGTCCTCAGCCGCCTCCGCCGCCGACTCCGAGCCGTCGTCGTTGCAGGCCAGGAAGGTGCGGAACCAGCAGAAGCTCGCCCAGGCGCGCGAGATGCTGGCCGCCTCCACGGCACAGCTGGGCACGCCGCTCGCGGTGATAGAGCCCCGGCCGGCCGACAGCCGGCACACCCCGGCGGAACCGGCATCCTCCGACACCGGCTCGTGGAACACCAGCGCCTCCGACACCGGCTCGTGGAACACCGGCGCTACCGACACCGGATCCTGGAGCACCGGCGCTACCGACACCGGATCCTGGAGCACCGGCGCTACCGACACCGGCTCGTGGAACACCAGCGCTACCGACACCGGCTCGTGGAACACCAGCGCCTCCGACACCGGATCCTGGAACACCGGCGCTACCGACACCGGCTCCTGGCAGTCGTTGCCGCAGTCCGGGCCGACCCCGGACCTGCCGGTCACCCCGAGTTCCCCGCCCGGCCCGGCTCCGTCCGCCGACCCCATGCCCACGTTCACCCCGGGACTGTCCATCGCCCCGGCACCCGCGCCGAGCCTCGGCCTGGCGGTCGAACTGCCCGGGCCGATGCCCGCGTTCGCCCCCGGCCCGCCCGTCACCCCGGCCCCCGCCGCCCTCACCACGACCCTGCCCGTCGCCCCGGCACCCGCGCCGAGCCTCGGCCTGGCGACCGAACTGCCCGGGCCGATGCCCCCGTTCGCCCCCGGCCCGCCCGCCACCCCGGCCCCCGCCGCCCCGGTCACCGCCCCCGCCGTGGCCGACCAGGCGGTGGACGCCGGCTACGACGTGAAGGCCGCCAAGGTGCTCACCTTCGCCCGTGCCCAGATCGGCCGCCCGTGCGTCTGGGGCGCGGCCGGCCCGGGGTCGTACGACTCCTCCGGCCTGACCCAGGCCGCCTGGAAGTCCGCCGGTGTCGAACTCCCGCGCTCCACCCAGGCCCAGGCCGGCGCCGGCACGGCCGTCGCCCTCCCGGACGTCCGGGTCGGAGACCTGGTCTTCTTCTACGACGACCTCCGCCACGTGGGCCTCTACATCGGCAACGGCACGATGATCCACGCGCCGGGCCCGGGAGCGTACATCCGCGAGGAGTCGGTCTTCTACGCCGGCGAGTCGGCGATCCGCGGCGCGGTGCGGCCCGCCTGAGCCCGGGTCGGCCGGGGGCGCGCCACCGCGACAGCGCGCCCCCACCGACAGCGCGCCCCCATCGATCGGGTGTCCCCATCGATCGGGCGCCCCGCAGATCGGACGACTCGGGAATCGAGCACCCCGGCAATCGGCACCCCGGCAATCGGGCACCCCAGGATTCGAACTCCGGCGCGGACCGGGCGTCGTGGCGAATTCCGCCGACCGGAGACCGCACCTCCCCGAGGACCGCGGGCCTCACCGAGGAACCGCCGGCACGAACGGCGACCACGGCCCTCACCGACGAACCGGCACCACGAACGAAGATCGCGGGCCTCACCGAGGAACCGCCGGCACGAACGGCGACCACGGCCCTCACCGACGAACCGGCACCACGAACGAAAATCACGGCCCTCGCCGACGAACCGCCGGCACGACGACGACCACGGCCCTCACCGACGAACCAGCAGCACCAACGACGACCGCGGCCCTCACCAAGGAACCGCCCGCACTGCCGAACCGAGCCCCACCTGCCGACGGGCACCTGGGCCGACCGGTCCGCACCAGAACACTTCGGCACCCGGTCACGTCAACCACGCGCGCCCCGTCCCCGCCCCTGCTCACGTGGCCCCGACCCGCACACGCCCCTGCCCGCTCCGGCCCTCCGCCGCGCCGCCGCCCCCCTCCGACACCACTCCACCCCCGCGAGCCTCTGGACGCCCCCTCCGCCCCTGACCTAGGCTGCGCAGCAAGCGCTTTCTAGCCTGTTCACGTCCCGCACCACGGCGTCCTCCGCCCCTCACTTCCCCGTGCCCTCTTCCTGGCTCCCCGGCCCCTCCCCCGACCGTCCATGCGCTCGGTTCCGCCGCCGGCCCGCACCCCCAGCCGTCGCGGGCCGGCGCGGAAAGGCAGCGTCTCGTGCCGCACCGCGAACCGCACTTCCCGCCGCAGTCGCCCGTCCCGCCGACCGGCCCGTCCCCCAGCCGCAAGGCGTTCCTGCGGGGCATGGCCGCCGTGGGCATCGCACCACTGCTCCCGGCGGTCCTGCCCGCCTCCGCCGAGGCCGCGCCCTCGGGCCGGCCCGCGTTCCCGCTGGCCCGGGACGGTGCCGCCGTCGACGTGTTCGTGGACGCGGCGGACGATCCCGCCGTGATCCGTGCCGCCGGGGACCTCCAGGCGGATGTGGAACGGGTCACCGGAGTACGCCCCGCGCTGCGGCACACCCTGCCCGAACGGGCGGCGCTGCTGGTCGTGGTGGGCACCCTCGGCACGAGCCCGGTCGTCGACCGGCTGGCCGCGGACCGGCGCCTGGACGTCTCCGGGGTGAAGGGGCGCTGGGAGGCCTCGGTGACCCAGGTGGTGGACCGCCCGCTGCCGGGTGTGGACCGCGCCCTGGTGATCGCCGGAAGCGACCGGCGCGGCACGGTGTACGGCGTCTACGACACCTCGGAGCGCATCGGGGTCTCGCCCTGGCACTGGTGGGCGGACGTGCCCGTCGAGCACCGCGACACCGTGACCGTACCGGCGGGCCCTCTCAAGCGGTACGAGCCGTCCGTGCGTTACCGGGGCGTCTTCATCAACGACGAGCAGAACCTGACCACATGGTCGCGCCGCACCCAGGAACCGGACAAGAACATCGGGCCGCGGACGTACGAGCGGGTCTTCGAGCTGCTGCTCCGGCTGAAGGCCAACTACCTGTGGCCCGCGATGCACCCGTACTCCGACTTCTTCAACAAGCACCGGGAGAACCCCGGGCTGGCCGACCGCTACGGCATCGTCGTCGGCTCCAGCCACCCGGAGGCCCTGCTGCGCAACGGTGTCCACGAGTGGGAGCCGTGGGCGAAGGAGCACCCCGGCGCGGACGGCAGCCTGCCGGTGTACGACTACACCGTGAACCCCGGTGTCATCTCCGAGTACTGGAGAGCCCGGGCGAGACAGAACGCGGCGTACGAGAGCAGTTGGACGCTCGGCATGCGCGGGCTGCACGACAGCGCGCTGGAGACGAAGTACGCGACCACCCTCGCGGAGAAGGTCGTGGTGATGAACGACATCATCGCCGACCAGCGCCGGATCCTCGTGGAGGAGGTCGGTGCGGCGGCCGGGCCGCAGATCTTCATCCCGTACAAGGAGGTGCTGGACCTCTACAACGCGGGCGTCCAGGTGCCCGAGGACGTCACGCTGATCTGGCCGGACGACAACCACGGGAACATGCGCCAGCTGCCGAACGAGGCGGAGCGCGCCCGCCCGGGCGGCAACGGCATCTACCACCACCTGTCCTACTGGGGCCGTCCACGCAGCTACCTGTGGCTGGACACCACGCAACTGGCCAAGGTCTGGCAGGAGTTGCGCCGGGTGTACGAGCACGGCGTGGACCGGATGTGGATCTTCAACGTGGGGGACGTCAAGTCGATCGAGACCGGGCTGTCCTTCGCGATGGACATGGCCTGGGACGTGGACCGGTGGGGCGCCGACGACGTCGGGGAATTCCTCGCCGAGTGGTACGGGCGGCAGTTCGGGCACCGCCACGGGCGGGAGATCGCCGCGATCCGCACCGAGTACTACCGTCTCGCGGCCGAGCGGCGGCCGGAGTTCATCGACCGGCAGATGTTCTCCGTGGTCCACCATGGCGACGAGGCCGGACGCCGGCTGGCCGCCTACGAGCGGCTGCTGGAACGGGTCAGGGCCCTGGGTGCCCAGTTGCCCGCGGCCTACCGGGACGCGTACTACGAGCTCGTCGAATACCCGGTGCACGGCGCCTTCTTGATGAACGCGAAGTACTACTGGGCGGACCGCAACGCCCTCGCCGTCCGGCAGGGACGCGGGGCCGGGACCAACCGGTTCGCGGACCTGGCCGAGGCCGCGC carries:
- a CDS encoding glycosyl hydrolase 115 family protein gives rise to the protein MAAVGIAPLLPAVLPASAEAAPSGRPAFPLARDGAAVDVFVDAADDPAVIRAAGDLQADVERVTGVRPALRHTLPERAALLVVVGTLGTSPVVDRLAADRRLDVSGVKGRWEASVTQVVDRPLPGVDRALVIAGSDRRGTVYGVYDTSERIGVSPWHWWADVPVEHRDTVTVPAGPLKRYEPSVRYRGVFINDEQNLTTWSRRTQEPDKNIGPRTYERVFELLLRLKANYLWPAMHPYSDFFNKHRENPGLADRYGIVVGSSHPEALLRNGVHEWEPWAKEHPGADGSLPVYDYTVNPGVISEYWRARARQNAAYESSWTLGMRGLHDSALETKYATTLAEKVVVMNDIIADQRRILVEEVGAAAGPQIFIPYKEVLDLYNAGVQVPEDVTLIWPDDNHGNMRQLPNEAERARPGGNGIYHHLSYWGRPRSYLWLDTTQLAKVWQELRRVYEHGVDRMWIFNVGDVKSIETGLSFAMDMAWDVDRWGADDVGEFLAEWYGRQFGHRHGREIAAIRTEYYRLAAERRPEFIDRQMFSVVHHGDEAGRRLAAYERLLERVRALGAQLPAAYRDAYYELVEYPVHGAFLMNAKYYWADRNALAVRQGRGAGTNRFADLAEAAHAEEAALTRRYNTEVAGGKWDGIVNPYPSQIPKAPGRPAVTRLARQETSGLGVASEGNETGTDRPLSFSSFTRDRRFVDVFTTGFLPVDWTAEASHPWVRLSAAGGSVAEQVRVWVEVDWARVPEGTHEATVTVTGGGRRVGVPLRVVDDGERARARARGFVEAHGYVSIDAVHTERRVARGGARWRTVRGLGRRTGAVEAVPSTAAPFTGDLARRAPELRYRVRFVSAGSFPVTVFRLPSLDERGLRRVAVAVDDQPATVLSGQAIATGNRGDAWARNVEEGIEKLTATVTVAEPGEHVLRLFMVDAAIAVDQIVVDTGGLPATYLAPPESYHPVFNPDPRQAPGLDAPAR
- a CDS encoding NAD-dependent epimerase/dehydratase family protein, coding for MDDVRETTVLVTGGSGFVGSHLVRRLLRRGCRVRTTVRSLTNAAKVRPLREMAESFPGRLALFEADLLRERSFDEAMTGCRVVFHVASPFLMPEKIKDGRRDMVDPALLGTRNVVASVERTPTVERLVFTSTVGAIFGDYADVLHMDGQVLSEKYLNTTSTVDNNPYHYAKTVAEQAAWEAEAAQDRWRMVSVNPGLILGPSLTPASDSGSLFLLEELFKGYFFYGAPDFSFTTADVRDVADAHIAAAENPGAKGRYIVAAPTMTSFHEMARIIRTRHPRDPRLPRTVLPHWPVRLLGPAFGLTQDYIRKHLGIRFRVDNSRSVRELGLTYRPIEETVLDHHASWRQRRGTR
- a CDS encoding NlpC/P60 family protein produces the protein MAPERTSRPQGGGLPGMRNSALATAALTSVALLSQTAGATPAAGDDGPSRDEVRARVDNLYNRAESDTGTYNATRAAGIPRQRSAPAADERRRGAGPVSDGTREAAAPALTDVARQWFDVARAKLGPTVPAVLPTGRVPARPPRPAERPTNALALEGPRAGDRAVPELTARSAPESTAGSAPALPSAPEPPQDAPASLPAASSAASAADSEPSSLQARKVRNQQKLAQAREMLAASTAQLGTPLAVIEPRPADSRHTPAEPASSDTGSWNTSASDTGSWNTGATDTGSWSTGATDTGSWSTGATDTGSWNTSATDTGSWNTSASDTGSWNTGATDTGSWQSLPQSGPTPDLPVTPSSPPGPAPSADPMPTFTPGLSIAPAPAPSLGLAVELPGPMPAFAPGPPVTPAPAALTTTLPVAPAPAPSLGLATELPGPMPPFAPGPPATPAPAAPVTAPAVADQAVDAGYDVKAAKVLTFARAQIGRPCVWGAAGPGSYDSSGLTQAAWKSAGVELPRSTQAQAGAGTAVALPDVRVGDLVFFYDDLRHVGLYIGNGTMIHAPGPGAYIREESVFYAGESAIRGAVRPA